A region of the candidate division KSB1 bacterium genome:
TTCTGGCTTCCTTCAGGAATTGATACTTGCACCGTTCTGCCTTCTAATGTTTGAACTTTAAGTTTTGTTCCAAGTAATGCTTGAGCTAAATTTAATTCTACGATGTTAATAATATCTAATCCTTCTCTCTTAAAATTAACTGCCGGTGTTATATAAACCGTTAAAATCAAATCACCAGGCTTGCCTCCGATTCCCCTGGAGCCCTGGCCTGTTAAGCGAATTTGATCTTTGTTCTCTATTCCCGGATTAATATTCACTGAGAGAGTTTTATTTACTCCGTTAGCCTGTATGCTAAATGTTTGTTTACCGCCATAAGCAGTTATTTTAAAAGGAACTTGTAAATCAGCAAAAATATCCTGACTTTTGCTTTCCTTGCTTCGCCTGGCACTACCGCCATTTTGACCAAATAAATTGGAAAAAATATCACCGAAACTACTCCCAAAATCAAAGCCTCGGCCATTTGAAGTGTTCCATTCATATTGAGAATTGCTAAATTCACCCCCGGGGAAAGTACCGCCATATTTACGATATTGATTATATTGCTTTCTTTTTTTAGCATCTGACAAAACATCATAAGCTTCAGCAATTTCTTTAAAGTGAGATTCTGCAGTTTTATCACCAGGATGAGAATCCGGATGATATTTTTTTGCTAGTTTTCTATAGGCTTTTTTAATTTCATCCGAAGAAGCATTTTCTTTGATTCCTAAAATATTGTAATAATCCTTGTTAGACATTGTTATGTTACCTTTGCTTTACTGTGCTGCTCCAACTTCAACTTTAGCATACCTAAGTATTCTATTTTTAAATATATAGCCTTTTTCTATGATTGACATTATTTTGTTATCGAACTCATCTTCTCCTTTTTTAACTGCGATTGCTTCATGCATGTTTGGATCGAATGAATCACCTATTTTTCCAAACTCATTTAATCCAAGTGCAGTAAAAATTGAATTAAGATTTTTGTAAATTAAGCGACAACCCTCTAATTGCGGCATATCTTGAATTTCAGATTGCAACATTCTTTCAAAATCATCCAATACCGGGAGAATTTTTGAAATTAAATTTCCTTCAACGAATTCCGATAATTCTAGTTTTTCTTTTTCCGTTCTTTTTTTAAAATTATCGAACTCCGCTTTTGTCCTTTGAAGTAACTCTAAATATTCAGATCTTTCAGAATTCTGATGGTTACTATTGTTACTTGGTGTATTTTCTACGGTTTTATTTGAATTATCAAACTCAATATCAACTTTAGTCATTGATGTATCTCTTTAAAAATATTTGCAACTATACCTAATTTTTTTCGATTGATTGAAAAAAAATAGGGTGGCGATAAAATCGCCACCCTTTATCATTTATGATTAATTGACTGAAATAGGGATCTCTTTAAGCTTTGCTTCTGCCGATTTTGGCAAGTTAATGCTTAATATTCCATCCTTAAATTTTGCCTTAATCTTCTTGGCATCAACAGAATTGGGAAGTCGAATCGAACGCTCAAATACGCCATAAACTCTTTCATTGAGACGATAATTTTCGTTCTTCTCTTCTATTTCCTGGTTCTT
Encoded here:
- a CDS encoding nucleotide exchange factor GrpE encodes the protein MTKVDIEFDNSNKTVENTPSNNSNHQNSERSEYLELLQRTKAEFDNFKKRTEKEKLELSEFVEGNLISKILPVLDDFERMLQSEIQDMPQLEGCRLIYKNLNSIFTALGLNEFGKIGDSFDPNMHEAIAVKKGEDEFDNKIMSIIEKGYIFKNRILRYAKVEVGAAQ
- a CDS encoding DnaJ domain-containing protein → MSNKDYYNILGIKENASSDEIKKAYRKLAKKYHPDSHPGDKTAESHFKEIAEAYDVLSDAKKRKQYNQYRKYGGTFPGGEFSNSQYEWNTSNGRGFDFGSSFGDIFSNLFGQNGGSARRSKESKSQDIFADLQVPFKITAYGGKQTFSIQANGVNKTLSVNINPGIENKDQIRLTGQGSRGIGGKPGDLILTVYITPAVNFKREGLDIINIVELNLAQALLGTKLKVQTLEGRTVQVSIPEGSQNGQRLRLKGLGIKTRDHKSGDYFLEFKINLPAKLNKDQKELIEEFARKSNLNF